The Ovis aries strain OAR_USU_Benz2616 breed Rambouillet chromosome 11, ARS-UI_Ramb_v3.0, whole genome shotgun sequence genome window below encodes:
- the LOC106991442 gene encoding small nuclear ribonucleoprotein G-like, producing MSKAHPPELKKFMDKKLSLKLNGGRHVQGILRGLDPFMNLVIDECVEMATSGQQNNIGMVVIRGNSIIMLEALERV from the coding sequence ATGAGCAAAGCTCACCCTCCCGAGTTGAAGAAATTTATGGACAAGAAGTTATCATTGAAATTAAATGGTGGCAGACATGTCCAAGGAATATTGCGGGGACTTGATCCCTTTATGAATCTTGTGATAGATGAATGTGTGGAGATGGCAACTAGTGGGCAACAGAACAATATTGGAATGGTGGTAATACGAGGAAATAGTATCATCATGTTAGAAGCCTTGGAACGAGTATGA